The genomic DNA AGCGCTTGTCACATCGGTGGCACCAGTAGCGGCAACATGGTAGCTTGTATTAATTGCCATTATCATGGCAGCTCCACCGCTGCATTTAAGCTGTTCTGACCCACAAAAAGGGCTCAAAACTTAAACAGAATGTTGAATTTCACCAGCTTGAACGGCTGCGTGACGACATCATCACTGATGTCCTGACCGGGGTGGAGGATGCCTTTCATAACGATGAGCCCCTGGGGGACACCTGGCCTTCGCCGGCCCTGGACAACGCCCTTGCCCTTTTCCCGGGTCTGGACGAGATGAAGATCAGAAAGGCTGCGCGGCCTGGCAGAGGCAGATGTGGTCATCGGCCCCAAAGCGCCCACCATGGCGCCGGAACCGATCTGGCACAGGGTTGACTCCCCCCGTGAATTACTGGGGACAGGCTCCATCTATTGGGATGAGCATGATGAACCAAAGATACATCTCCACACCTCCCTTGGGGAACACGGCAAGGCCATGACCGTCTGCACCCGCAAGGGCACCAGAACCTATCTGGTTATCGAGGCATATATCGTCGAGATCAGCGGCTTCACAGCCACTCGTCCCTGGTATGAAAAAGGCGGCTTCAACAGACTGACCTTTGCCGAATAAGCCACAGCGCCTGCCGCCCCCCTCCCCTGTGTCCCCACAAGCGCCTCCAAATCACCTTGACGGCAAGGGTGTGAAACAGTAATAAAAACATAAGCATCACCTTAAACACCAACTTTTCTTCAAGGAGCAGTCGTCCATGGATCCACTCTGGATAACCATCGCTTTTTTTTGCGGATTTATCATTCGGCAGATCGGCCTCCCCCCCCTGGTGGGCTTTCTAGCCGCCGGTTTTGTCCTCAACGCCCTGGGGGTCAGCGGCGGCACCACCCTGCAACTTGTGGCGGATCTGGGTGTCACCCTGCTGCTCTTTACCATCGGCCTCAAACTCAAGCTCGACACCCTGCTCAAGCCCGAGGTCTGGGCCGGCGCCACCATTCATATGCTGGCCACCATTGTTTTTTTCAGCGGCCTGCTCTTTGCCGCCCTTTACAGCGGTATCAGCCTGTTCACCGACCTGGATCTCACCAGCATCCTGCTGATCTCCTTTGCCCTCAGTTTTTCCAGCACCGTCTTTGCCGTCAAGATTCTGGAAAGCCGCGGCGAGATGTCATCCATCCACGGCAGGGTGGCTGTGGGCATCCTCATCATGCAGGACGTATTGGCCGTTGTCTTCCTCACTGCCTCCACCGGTAAAATTCCCTCGCCCTGGGCCCTGGCGGTTGTCGCCGCCCTTTTTCTCATCAAGCCCGTGCTCTTCCATATCATGGACCGCTGCGAGCATGGCGAGCTCACCATCCTCTACGGCTTTTTCCTGGCCTTGGTGGTGGGGGCGGCAAGCTTCGACGCCGTGGCCATGAAATCCGACCTTGGCGCCCTGCTCATCGGCATCCTGGTATCCGGACACCCCAAATCCAAGGAACTGGCCAAGAGCCTGCTGGGCTTCAAAGAGATTTTTCTGGTGGGCTTCTTTCTCAGTATCGGCCTGAGTGGTGTACCCACCTGGCAAACCCTGCTGATCGCCAGCTTTCTCAGCCTGCTGATCCCCCTTAAGGTGATGCTCTTTTTCCTGCTGCTCTGCAAATTTCGCCTGCGGGCCCGCTCCTCCCTGCTGGCCTCCTTCAGCCTGGCCAATTACAGCGAATTCGGACTCATCGTCGGCGCCGTGGCCGTGGCCAATGGTTGGCTTGGCAAAGAATGGCTCACCATCTTTGCCCTCTCCCTCTCCTTGACCTTTATTCTGGCCTCGCCCTTGAACAGCAAAGGCACCGCCCTCTACCAGCGCTTCCACAATTTCCTCGCCGGTTTTGAAAAAAGCGGTAGCCATCAGGATGACCTGCTCCATCCCC from Desulfobulbaceae bacterium includes the following:
- a CDS encoding cation:proton antiporter encodes the protein MDPLWITIAFFCGFIIRQIGLPPLVGFLAAGFVLNALGVSGGTTLQLVADLGVTLLLFTIGLKLKLDTLLKPEVWAGATIHMLATIVFFSGLLFAALYSGISLFTDLDLTSILLISFALSFSSTVFAVKILESRGEMSSIHGRVAVGILIMQDVLAVVFLTASTGKIPSPWALAVVAALFLIKPVLFHIMDRCEHGELTILYGFFLALVVGAASFDAVAMKSDLGALLIGILVSGHPKSKELAKSLLGFKEIFLVGFFLSIGLSGVPTWQTLLIASFLSLLIPLKVMLFFLLLCKFRLRARSSLLASFSLANYSEFGLIVGAVAVANGWLGKEWLTIFALSLSLTFILASPLNSKGTALYQRFHNFLAGFEKSGSHQDDLLHPLHANVAILGMGRIGAGAYDLMYKRCGTKVVGIDFNEESVATHQARGRDVVLGDAADPDFWEMLKMRGGFKELELILLAMPKHRSNMFALEQLKKAEFKGGIAAIAMYDDQRQELLEAGAQAAYNIFGEAGAGFAEHVYETAQKNGTLPAICQLKA